A genomic stretch from Rubripirellula reticaptiva includes:
- a CDS encoding threonine aldolase family protein codes for MIDLRSDTVTKPTPAMRQAIANAVVGDAVIDVDPTVDRLEKMTAELLGKEAAVFMPSGSMTNQVAIRLHCDRGSEFLCEADCHVYHYEQAAFAQLSGLVAHVVAGSGGVLHVDQLRPLIRPLNDHFVRTRLVCLENTHNRWGGRVQPHQNVVEICQWASEYGLRSHMDGARLWNAAAATGVSVEELSRPFDSVSVCFSKGLGAPVGSALAGSADFVAEARRTRKLFGGAMRQAGMIAAGAVYAIEHHRDRLVEDHLAATKLSDACRQCAPLSIRGDRVDTNIVIVEINPIWGTAEGMLAQLNQAGIDCFAIGPQSIRFVTHLDVSESQIHEACEIIKRIAG; via the coding sequence ATGATCGACCTCCGCAGCGACACCGTGACCAAGCCCACACCCGCGATGCGTCAGGCGATCGCCAACGCCGTTGTCGGTGATGCCGTGATTGACGTCGATCCAACGGTCGACCGTCTTGAAAAGATGACCGCGGAATTGCTAGGCAAGGAAGCAGCCGTTTTCATGCCTAGTGGATCGATGACCAATCAGGTAGCGATTCGGTTGCATTGTGATCGCGGCAGCGAGTTTCTTTGCGAAGCCGATTGTCACGTTTATCACTACGAACAAGCCGCGTTTGCTCAGTTGTCCGGATTGGTCGCGCATGTTGTCGCTGGTTCCGGCGGAGTGTTGCACGTCGACCAACTTCGTCCTCTGATCCGGCCTCTCAACGATCACTTTGTTCGCACGCGGTTGGTCTGTTTGGAAAATACGCATAATCGCTGGGGCGGTCGCGTACAGCCCCATCAGAACGTAGTTGAAATCTGTCAGTGGGCGTCTGAATACGGGCTGCGAAGCCACATGGACGGAGCCCGTTTGTGGAACGCAGCGGCGGCGACTGGGGTCAGCGTAGAAGAATTATCTCGGCCGTTCGACAGCGTCAGTGTTTGCTTCAGCAAGGGCTTGGGAGCACCGGTCGGTTCGGCACTAGCGGGGTCGGCCGATTTTGTCGCCGAGGCCCGTCGGACTCGAAAACTGTTCGGTGGTGCGATGCGTCAGGCCGGGATGATCGCGGCCGGGGCGGTCTATGCGATCGAGCATCACCGGGATCGGTTGGTCGAGGATCACTTGGCGGCGACCAAGCTTTCCGATGCATGCCGTCAATGCGCGCCGCTGTCGATTCGGGGTGATCGAGTGGACACAAATATTGTGATTGTCGAGATCAATCCGATCTGGGGCACCGCCGAGGGGATGCTTGCGCAGTTGAACCAGGCCGGTATCGACTGTTTCGCGATCGGGCCACAGTCGATTCGATTCGTGACTCATTTGGACGTCAGCGAATCGCAGATCCACGAAGCTTGCGAAATCATCAAGAGAATTGCGGGTTAG
- the gatA gene encoding Asp-tRNA(Asn)/Glu-tRNA(Gln) amidotransferase subunit GatA, whose product MLDSALEILRLQSAGEATAVEIAGAALDAIEASQPTINAFTHVDRETALAAAAVVDAKRAAGGKLGSLAGVPVAVKDVLCTRDMPTTCSSKMLKDFRPPYDAGVVERLRAADAVIVGKTNMDEFAMGASTESSAFGVTRNPWDTTRIPGGSSGGAAACVAAGTVPLSLGTDTGGSIRQPAAMCGVTGLKPTYGRVSRYGLIAFASSLDQVGPIAWSVPDVALMLQAIAGYDHRDSTSLNIDISHYTDVLSSSDLRGLKIGILRDSMDRDGVEDSVRKATMDAAGVFESIGAEIVEIDLPHTDYWVPTYYVIAPSEASSNLSRYDGAHYGHRSTDSSNSDKLGPLVTSYCRSRAEGFGDEVKRRIMVGTYALSEGYADQYYSQALKVRRLIKGDYDAAFSQVDLLLGPVTPTPAFPLGSKIDDPIQMYLCDLFTVGANLAGVPAISLPAGVDASGLPVAIQLQAPVLEESRLLFAGAAFQTATDHHKRRPK is encoded by the coding sequence ATGCTTGATTCGGCACTCGAAATCCTTCGACTCCAATCCGCTGGCGAAGCGACGGCGGTTGAGATCGCTGGCGCCGCTTTGGACGCGATCGAAGCGTCACAACCAACCATCAACGCTTTCACGCATGTGGACCGCGAAACGGCGCTAGCGGCGGCGGCGGTCGTCGATGCGAAACGCGCCGCGGGTGGAAAATTGGGCTCCTTGGCAGGTGTTCCCGTGGCGGTGAAGGATGTGCTTTGTACTCGCGACATGCCGACAACATGTTCGTCAAAGATGCTGAAAGATTTTCGTCCGCCTTATGATGCCGGTGTGGTCGAGCGATTGCGAGCCGCCGATGCAGTGATCGTCGGCAAGACAAACATGGACGAGTTCGCGATGGGCGCTAGCACCGAAAGCAGTGCGTTTGGCGTGACTCGGAATCCTTGGGACACGACTCGCATTCCGGGTGGCAGCAGCGGTGGCGCGGCGGCCTGTGTGGCTGCTGGAACGGTGCCGCTTTCGCTTGGTACCGATACGGGCGGATCGATTCGCCAGCCGGCCGCGATGTGCGGCGTCACAGGACTTAAACCCACCTATGGCCGCGTCAGCCGATACGGTTTGATCGCGTTCGCCAGTAGTCTGGATCAAGTCGGCCCAATCGCTTGGTCAGTGCCCGACGTCGCGCTGATGTTGCAGGCGATCGCAGGTTACGACCATCGTGATTCGACGTCGCTGAATATCGACATTTCGCACTACACCGACGTGCTCAGTTCTAGCGATTTGCGTGGTTTGAAGATTGGCATCTTGCGCGACTCGATGGATCGCGACGGCGTCGAAGACTCCGTTCGCAAAGCAACGATGGACGCGGCGGGAGTGTTTGAATCGATCGGCGCCGAAATCGTTGAGATCGATTTGCCGCATACGGATTACTGGGTGCCGACGTATTACGTGATCGCACCGAGTGAGGCGAGCAGCAACTTGTCGCGGTACGACGGAGCTCATTACGGTCACCGGTCAACCGATTCGTCAAACAGCGACAAGCTTGGTCCGTTGGTGACGAGTTACTGCCGCAGTCGGGCCGAAGGGTTCGGTGATGAGGTCAAGCGGCGAATCATGGTCGGCACGTATGCGCTGAGCGAAGGTTATGCGGACCAGTACTACAGTCAGGCGTTGAAGGTGCGACGATTGATCAAAGGCGACTATGACGCCGCGTTTAGCCAAGTCGATTTGTTGCTTGGCCCGGTGACACCGACGCCGGCGTTTCCGCTGGGGTCAAAAATCGATGATCCGATTCAGATGTACTTGTGTGATTTGTTCACCGTCGGTGCGAACTTGGCCGGTGTGCCTGCGATTTCGTTGCCCGCGGGAGTGGACGCGTCGGGATTGCCGGTCGCGATCCAACTGCAAGCACCGGTGCTGGAAGAGTCGCGTTTGTTGTTTGCTGGTGCGGCTTTCCAAACGGCAACGGATCATCACAAGCGACGACCGAAGTGA
- the gatB gene encoding Asp-tRNA(Asn)/Glu-tRNA(Gln) amidotransferase subunit GatB, whose protein sequence is MTLNNGYPTTTVIGLEVHVQLKTDTKLFCGCSTEFGAPPNTQVCPVCLGFPGALPVMNDAAIELSIRAGLAIDCSIPPMTKWDRKQYFYPDSPKGYQISQFDLPICADGFLEIPDPANPDRTRRLGIIRAHLEEDAGKSMHDEAAGRSDTRIDLNRCGTPLLEIVSQPDMRSSAEAKAYLLELKLRMTHLGISDCEMQQGSLRVDANVNLHIDVDGKKIATPIVEVKNMNSFRAVERAIEYEIDRQYDLWEETGKTIDDESKTTRGWDDGAGTTFLQREKEESADYRYFPDPDLLPIRLPIERIEAAKASLGELPGALRTRLESQYGIKPYDADVIVNQGPELIAYFEEAASVSGDGKRTSAWIQQDVMRTMKDRGIGIGDFPVAAGLLGGLLKRVAGGELDTARARDVLAHMVENGTSVDAAVSALGIESVDGGELESLCKELLAANPQVAEDFNAGKQQAVGSLIGQAKKKNPNANPQQVRETLIRMLQESAGNA, encoded by the coding sequence ATGACACTCAACAACGGCTATCCCACAACGACCGTGATCGGCTTGGAAGTTCACGTCCAACTGAAGACCGACACAAAACTGTTCTGTGGCTGCAGTACCGAATTCGGAGCCCCACCTAATACTCAGGTTTGCCCTGTGTGCCTGGGGTTCCCCGGCGCCTTGCCGGTGATGAACGACGCTGCGATTGAGTTGTCGATTCGTGCAGGCTTGGCAATCGATTGTTCGATCCCGCCGATGACGAAGTGGGATCGCAAACAGTATTTCTATCCCGATTCGCCCAAGGGATATCAGATCAGCCAGTTCGATCTGCCTATCTGTGCCGACGGTTTCCTTGAAATCCCGGATCCTGCTAACCCCGACAGGACACGTCGACTTGGAATTATTCGCGCCCACTTGGAAGAAGACGCCGGCAAGAGCATGCACGACGAAGCAGCCGGCCGTAGTGACACCCGCATTGACCTAAATCGCTGTGGCACGCCATTGTTGGAAATCGTTAGCCAGCCCGACATGCGCAGCAGTGCTGAAGCGAAAGCGTATTTGTTAGAGCTGAAGTTGCGGATGACTCACTTGGGAATTTCGGACTGCGAGATGCAGCAAGGTTCGCTGCGAGTCGATGCGAACGTGAACTTGCACATCGACGTTGACGGTAAGAAAATCGCGACGCCGATTGTCGAGGTCAAAAACATGAACTCGTTTCGCGCTGTCGAGCGAGCGATCGAGTACGAGATCGATCGGCAATACGATCTGTGGGAAGAAACCGGCAAGACCATCGACGACGAATCCAAAACGACTCGCGGATGGGACGACGGCGCGGGCACGACCTTCTTGCAGCGTGAAAAGGAAGAGTCCGCAGACTATCGGTATTTTCCCGATCCCGACTTGTTGCCAATCCGTTTGCCGATCGAGCGGATCGAAGCAGCCAAAGCATCACTGGGCGAACTGCCTGGCGCGCTTCGGACGCGTTTGGAAAGCCAGTATGGGATCAAACCCTACGATGCGGATGTGATCGTCAATCAAGGGCCTGAGTTGATCGCTTACTTTGAAGAAGCGGCAAGCGTTTCCGGCGACGGTAAGCGTACCAGTGCTTGGATTCAACAGGATGTGATGCGGACGATGAAAGATCGTGGCATCGGGATCGGCGATTTTCCCGTCGCCGCAGGTCTGCTGGGCGGGCTGTTGAAACGGGTCGCTGGCGGTGAGTTGGATACGGCTCGTGCGCGAGACGTTCTGGCTCACATGGTCGAAAACGGCACGTCGGTCGATGCGGCTGTTTCAGCGTTGGGGATTGAATCGGTTGACGGTGGCGAACTTGAATCGCTTTGCAAAGAATTGTTAGCCGCAAACCCGCAAGTCGCCGAAGACTTCAATGCAGGTAAACAACAGGCCGTTGGTTCGTTGATCGGCCAAGCCAAGAAAAAAAATCCTAACGCCAATCCACAGCAAGTTCGGGAAACGTTGATCCGAATGTTGCAAGAATCAGCCGGAAACGCTTAA
- a CDS encoding protoheme IX farnesyltransferase gives MATDLLTAENPATAPIRVSLADESPESRLADSNSDGAGQGSVEVLDQSKAGDENADRAAGKTRASSTPSVFRDYVELTKPRIVTMILVTTTATAIIGAAGLFSIVDWLWLMIGTAAVSGSAGAANQVWERVIDCNMTRTANRPLPASRVALLPAVFYTAILGVGGSALLWSMFGAEPALAGIATWLLYVVVYTPMKTRTAWNTTVGAIAGALPVLIGYTAMGGSVSDASGWLLFGVLATWQYPHFMAIAWMYRHQYDAAGFKMTTTVEPTGRSAGWQSIIGSLALIACGVALCFINGFSWFAIPAAIGVLAATVPMLNASIRFAKSPDDGRARKLLRSSLLVLPAVLLIVTLRVFW, from the coding sequence ATGGCGACTGATCTCTTGACGGCCGAAAATCCAGCGACGGCACCGATTCGCGTCAGTTTGGCGGATGAGTCACCCGAGTCTCGTTTAGCTGATTCGAACTCAGATGGGGCAGGGCAGGGGAGTGTCGAAGTTTTGGATCAATCAAAAGCTGGCGACGAAAACGCTGACCGGGCCGCCGGCAAAACTCGGGCGTCGTCCACGCCGTCTGTTTTTCGTGATTATGTCGAGCTAACCAAGCCACGTATCGTTACCATGATTTTGGTGACGACGACCGCGACCGCCATCATCGGGGCCGCTGGACTGTTTTCGATCGTCGATTGGTTGTGGTTGATGATCGGCACGGCCGCAGTATCCGGCAGTGCCGGCGCCGCGAACCAGGTCTGGGAACGCGTGATCGACTGTAACATGACACGGACAGCCAATCGTCCGCTGCCAGCAAGCCGAGTGGCTTTGTTACCCGCTGTCTTCTATACCGCGATTCTTGGCGTCGGCGGATCGGCGCTGCTGTGGTCGATGTTTGGTGCCGAACCTGCGCTAGCGGGGATCGCGACTTGGCTGTTGTATGTTGTCGTTTACACGCCGATGAAAACTCGCACGGCATGGAACACCACCGTCGGCGCTATCGCGGGCGCTTTGCCTGTTTTGATCGGTTACACAGCGATGGGTGGTTCGGTTTCCGATGCAAGTGGTTGGCTGTTGTTTGGTGTATTGGCCACATGGCAGTACCCGCACTTCATGGCGATCGCTTGGATGTATCGCCATCAGTACGATGCCGCTGGTTTCAAGATGACCACGACGGTCGAGCCGACCGGACGCAGTGCCGGCTGGCAAAGCATCATCGGCTCGTTGGCGCTGATCGCCTGTGGCGTGGCTCTGTGTTTCATCAATGGCTTTTCATGGTTTGCCATTCCGGCGGCAATCGGAGTTTTGGCTGCGACGGTGCCAATGTTGAATGCGTCGATTCGGTTTGCAAAATCGCCCGATGATGGTCGCGCACGCAAGTTGCTGCGGTCATCGTTGTTAGTGCTGCCGGCGGTGCTGTTGATCGTTACTCTTCGCGTGTTCTGGTAG
- a CDS encoding cytochrome c encodes MWRLFFLLWFAGVFVGCDHPVVSFAPNEVFSLTLAKSRSVVTDAAKADAAAVTEELFGTPDVPRVPPSAAAVISLDRLVRAAGPVSSEKDGTHLGLYREHCVTCHGVSGGGAGPASLYQKPHPRNFRHGVFKWKSTERSAKPTRDDLRSIVQHGAPGSAMPSFAAVEPDDIDALVDYVMYLSLRGEFERRSMAAAIDDLGYGESENGEEEQVAADLRLAASGETDGAEVVAEVLDRVVGDWIAAPEQVVAVTDPDSLGGESLAESIARGNEIFHGKIANCVGCHGPGGNGEAVLVDFDDWGKEYSTRLGLTPSDRDDMRPFRKAGALPPRPAEPRNLTQGVYRGGGDGATLYRRIREGIAGTPMPGIELVAEEDGRGLTSDQVWDLVRYLQSLDPDGPST; translated from the coding sequence ATGTGGCGATTGTTTTTCTTGTTGTGGTTCGCAGGCGTTTTTGTCGGTTGCGATCATCCCGTGGTTTCGTTTGCCCCAAACGAGGTGTTTTCGTTGACGTTGGCTAAGTCTCGGTCGGTTGTGACCGATGCGGCTAAAGCCGATGCTGCGGCAGTGACCGAAGAGTTGTTTGGGACTCCGGATGTTCCGCGGGTTCCACCGTCCGCGGCTGCTGTCATTTCGCTGGACCGGTTGGTTCGAGCGGCGGGGCCGGTTTCGAGCGAGAAAGACGGCACGCACTTGGGGCTGTATCGCGAGCACTGCGTGACTTGCCATGGTGTCAGCGGTGGTGGAGCGGGGCCGGCGAGTTTGTACCAAAAGCCGCATCCACGGAATTTTCGCCATGGCGTGTTCAAGTGGAAATCGACCGAGCGATCGGCCAAACCGACGCGTGATGACCTGCGATCGATCGTCCAGCACGGTGCTCCGGGATCGGCAATGCCTTCGTTTGCTGCGGTCGAGCCGGACGATATCGATGCACTTGTCGACTACGTGATGTACTTGTCGCTGCGTGGTGAATTCGAGCGACGATCCATGGCGGCCGCGATCGACGACTTGGGCTATGGAGAATCGGAAAACGGAGAAGAAGAGCAAGTCGCGGCCGATTTGCGTTTGGCGGCCAGCGGCGAAACCGACGGCGCAGAGGTTGTGGCAGAAGTGCTCGACCGAGTCGTCGGTGATTGGATCGCAGCGCCCGAACAAGTGGTCGCCGTGACGGATCCTGATTCGCTCGGCGGGGAATCTCTGGCCGAATCAATCGCTCGTGGTAACGAAATTTTTCACGGCAAGATCGCCAATTGCGTGGGCTGTCATGGTCCGGGCGGCAACGGCGAAGCGGTGCTGGTGGACTTTGACGACTGGGGCAAAGAGTACTCGACGCGACTGGGGCTGACGCCGAGCGACCGAGACGACATGCGTCCGTTTCGCAAAGCCGGTGCGTTGCCACCGCGACCAGCCGAGCCGCGAAATCTGACTCAGGGCGTTTACCGAGGCGGTGGCGACGGAGCGACTTTGTATCGCCGGATCCGTGAAGGGATCGCCGGGACTCCGATGCCAGGCATCGAATTGGTCGCCGAAGAAGACGGTCGGGGGCTGACCAGCGATCAGGTTTGGGATCTGGTTCGTTACCTACAATCTCTTGATCCGGATGGGCCAAGTACATGA
- the hisD gene encoding histidinol dehydrogenase, whose amino-acid sequence MTFSIQRVDARSGSAEILQQLRDKLSPQGNVVSPRGRALTEEVFGKPLTPAEVVQTICDDVRRNGTPALLRYSTSLDKANLTADQLRVPADDLAAAHEAADPKLIETIGRIRDNITTFQSAILHTDVTITPKPGVKLTQRYVPLRRVGVCVPGGAAAYPSTVLMTAVPAQVAGVKEIAVVAPPTPFGSYNVDMLATCHELGITEVYRCGGAQAVAAMAYGCDVIPAVDKIVGPGNLFVALAKKHVFGTVDIDSFAGPSEVIVIADDTARADYIAADLLAQAEHSPGSAILITWHEPLIEAVAAELEKQVALLQRSELTVDSLEAFGALILVRDEAHACALTDQFAPEHLNIETSAPDQMMAKIKNAGAAFLGHHTPVAIGDYAAGPSHVLPTGGTCTWAAGLSSNSFLRSGSITEFTPAALNQIAPDVVRLAEKEGLTAHARSVTIRE is encoded by the coding sequence ATGACTTTCAGCATCCAACGCGTCGACGCACGATCCGGATCGGCCGAGATCTTGCAGCAACTGCGAGACAAACTGAGCCCCCAGGGCAACGTGGTCAGCCCCCGCGGCCGAGCACTGACCGAAGAAGTCTTCGGCAAACCGCTGACCCCCGCCGAAGTCGTTCAAACGATTTGCGATGACGTCCGCCGCAACGGCACCCCTGCCCTGCTCCGTTACAGCACGTCACTAGACAAAGCCAACCTAACCGCCGACCAACTGCGAGTCCCGGCGGACGACTTGGCCGCGGCACATGAAGCCGCAGATCCAAAGCTGATCGAAACCATCGGCCGAATTCGTGACAACATCACGACGTTCCAATCAGCGATTCTGCACACCGACGTCACGATCACCCCCAAGCCCGGCGTCAAGCTGACCCAGCGATACGTTCCCCTGCGCCGCGTCGGTGTTTGTGTACCCGGCGGCGCGGCGGCCTACCCGTCGACCGTACTGATGACGGCGGTGCCCGCGCAAGTGGCCGGCGTAAAAGAGATTGCAGTGGTTGCGCCGCCCACGCCCTTTGGTTCGTACAACGTCGACATGCTGGCGACGTGCCATGAACTTGGCATCACCGAAGTCTATCGATGCGGCGGTGCCCAAGCCGTTGCGGCGATGGCATACGGATGCGACGTGATTCCCGCCGTCGACAAGATCGTTGGCCCCGGCAACCTGTTCGTAGCCCTAGCCAAGAAGCACGTTTTCGGCACGGTCGACATCGACTCGTTCGCCGGACCGAGCGAAGTGATCGTGATCGCTGACGACACAGCCCGAGCCGACTACATCGCCGCCGACTTGCTGGCCCAAGCCGAACACTCGCCCGGTTCGGCCATCCTGATCACCTGGCACGAACCGCTGATCGAAGCCGTCGCCGCTGAATTAGAAAAACAAGTTGCCCTGCTGCAGCGCAGCGAACTGACCGTCGATTCGCTGGAAGCCTTTGGGGCATTGATCCTGGTTCGCGACGAAGCACACGCCTGTGCGTTGACGGACCAATTCGCGCCCGAACACTTGAACATCGAAACATCGGCACCGGACCAGATGATGGCTAAGATCAAGAACGCCGGCGCCGCGTTCCTGGGCCACCACACACCGGTCGCGATTGGCGATTATGCGGCCGGCCCCAGCCACGTGTTGCCCACCGGCGGCACCTGCACTTGGGCGGCCGGATTGTCCAGCAACAGTTTCCTGCGCAGTGGCAGCATCACCGAATTCACTCCGGCAGCCCTGAACCAAATTGCACCCGATGTTGTCCGGCTTGCTGAAAAAGAAGGGCTAACCGCCCACGCCCGCAGCGTCACGATTCGCGAGTAG
- a CDS encoding COX15/CtaA family protein, with translation MTNTLSTTEISPARWLHRLCVLAVCLVWPLIWVGGLVTTYDAGMAVPDWPGTYGYNLFLYPYKTWLLGPFDLFIEHGHRLLGAVVGFVAIGIVIAAFVTEPRRWVRWLSVGLLVMVIAQGLLGGMRVVLGDRTLAMVHGCFGPAFFAVCVVAAVVTSNFWWRQHDVLAANLPKIGRGILAVGFCLIGLSYLQLVLGAQLRHVQPTMRPGIFAMIIMMHVMTAFILWAVTAGSWLRLRRCGDLTLSRPAAGLVGLVAVQIALGIGTWVVNYGWPSILEWVPGSADFLIRAKGFTDSIIVTAHVATGSLILAVSAMLTARLWRERSRRRDSSNDVSVTLNEPQPNKFQLAASFDSVPNTVDT, from the coding sequence ATGACAAACACACTTTCCACCACCGAAATTTCACCCGCACGCTGGCTTCATCGGCTGTGCGTGTTGGCTGTTTGTTTGGTCTGGCCGCTGATTTGGGTGGGCGGGTTAGTGACGACTTACGACGCCGGCATGGCGGTTCCCGATTGGCCGGGGACGTACGGATACAATCTCTTTCTGTATCCCTACAAGACTTGGTTGTTGGGACCGTTCGACCTGTTCATCGAACACGGGCATCGTCTGCTCGGTGCGGTTGTCGGCTTCGTCGCGATCGGAATCGTGATCGCCGCGTTTGTCACCGAGCCTCGCCGATGGGTGCGATGGCTGAGTGTCGGGTTGTTGGTGATGGTGATTGCCCAGGGATTGCTGGGCGGCATGCGAGTCGTGCTGGGCGACCGGACGCTGGCGATGGTGCACGGCTGTTTTGGACCCGCGTTTTTCGCTGTTTGTGTGGTCGCGGCGGTGGTAACCAGCAATTTTTGGTGGCGGCAGCACGATGTCTTGGCGGCGAATTTGCCGAAAATCGGTCGCGGCATCCTGGCCGTTGGTTTTTGCCTGATCGGACTCAGCTATCTGCAGTTGGTGCTGGGGGCTCAATTGCGTCACGTGCAACCTACGATGAGGCCTGGCATTTTTGCCATGATCATCATGATGCACGTGATGACGGCGTTCATTTTGTGGGCGGTGACCGCGGGATCATGGTTGCGGTTGCGGCGGTGCGGCGATTTGACGCTCTCGCGTCCTGCGGCGGGATTGGTAGGATTAGTTGCCGTGCAGATCGCGCTGGGCATTGGTACTTGGGTCGTGAACTACGGTTGGCCTTCGATTTTAGAGTGGGTGCCAGGCTCAGCGGACTTTTTGATTCGCGCCAAAGGCTTCACTGACTCGATCATCGTGACTGCTCACGTGGCAACCGGATCGCTGATTTTGGCAGTTTCTGCGATGCTGACCGCACGGCTTTGGCGAGAACGATCGAGGCGGCGTGATTCGTCGAATGACGTTTCCGTCACATTGAATGAACCCCAACCTAATAAGTTCCAGTTAGCGGCGTCCTTCGATTCCGTGCCCAACACCGTCGATACCTAG
- the hisC gene encoding histidinol-phosphate transaminase, with translation MTLDNLFRPALSQMLPYAPGEQPPPGSGIKLNTNENPYPPPPAVVEAIRQAATGPLNRYPDPMANSFRQAAAEALGIPGPEWILAGNGSDEILTLLVRGFVGEGQKLRLPYPSYILYRTLADIQGASWEQTPFEDGWKLPAAFGNNSDDLRLVLLPNPNSPSGTIVPPSEVKKISDSLTCPLVVDEAYADFAETNCLDLVKQNERVFVTRTLSKSYGLAGLRFGFLVAQPHVVAELTKIKDSYNCDAISIAAATAAMGCKDWLANIKTKMNATRAAMQTRLTAMGFDVTPSHANFVWCQHPSSNHKAIYEYLKQNQILIRYMQFPDWGDGLRISVGTDEQIDTCLSTIERALKS, from the coding sequence GTGACTCTCGACAACCTGTTCCGCCCTGCCCTTTCCCAGATGTTGCCGTACGCGCCGGGCGAACAACCACCGCCCGGGTCAGGCATCAAGCTGAACACCAACGAAAATCCCTACCCGCCACCGCCCGCGGTCGTCGAAGCAATCCGCCAAGCGGCGACCGGCCCGCTAAATCGCTATCCCGACCCGATGGCAAACTCGTTCCGCCAAGCCGCCGCCGAAGCCCTCGGCATTCCGGGCCCGGAATGGATCTTGGCAGGCAATGGCAGCGATGAGATCCTGACGTTGCTGGTCCGCGGCTTCGTCGGCGAAGGACAAAAACTGCGTCTGCCCTACCCCAGCTATATTCTCTATCGCACCTTGGCCGACATCCAAGGCGCAAGCTGGGAACAAACGCCCTTCGAAGACGGCTGGAAATTGCCGGCCGCATTCGGCAACAACAGCGACGACCTGCGTTTGGTACTGCTGCCCAATCCCAACAGCCCCTCCGGCACAATTGTTCCGCCAAGCGAAGTCAAAAAGATCTCCGATTCATTGACTTGTCCTTTGGTGGTCGACGAAGCCTACGCCGACTTTGCCGAAACCAACTGTTTGGACCTGGTCAAACAAAACGAACGAGTCTTCGTCACCCGAACGCTTAGCAAGTCTTATGGACTAGCCGGTCTGCGTTTCGGATTCCTCGTCGCTCAACCGCATGTTGTCGCGGAATTGACAAAGATCAAAGACAGCTACAACTGCGACGCCATTTCGATCGCCGCCGCGACCGCCGCGATGGGATGCAAAGACTGGCTTGCCAATATCAAGACAAAGATGAACGCAACCCGCGCTGCGATGCAAACACGTTTGACGGCGATGGGCTTTGACGTCACGCCATCGCACGCGAACTTCGTTTGGTGCCAACATCCATCGAGCAACCACAAAGCGATCTACGAATACCTAAAACAGAATCAGATCCTGATTCGATACATGCAGTTTCCGGATTGGGGCGACGGCTTGCGGATTTCCGTCGGCACCGACGAACAAATCGACACCTGCCTCTCGACCATCGAAAGAGCCCTCAAGTCATGA
- the hisB gene encoding imidazoleglycerol-phosphate dehydratase HisB, with protein MTRTASISRKTGETDIKLSINLDGNGAGKRESGIGFLDHMLDLLAKHAMIDLDVDAKGDLHVDDHHTAEDIGIALGQAINKALGNRAGIKRYGHFTLPMDECLVTAAVDLGGRYAFEYHAPIAASKIGVFDSELVEHFWQSFAANANCNLHVILHHGRNGHHIAECVFKSIARAIRMAAEDDPRSGGAVPSTKGVL; from the coding sequence ATGACACGCACCGCATCGATCAGCCGAAAGACCGGCGAAACAGACATCAAACTTTCCATCAACCTGGACGGCAATGGCGCGGGTAAACGTGAATCTGGCATTGGCTTCCTTGACCACATGCTCGACCTGTTGGCCAAGCACGCGATGATCGACCTGGACGTCGATGCCAAGGGCGACTTGCACGTCGACGATCACCACACCGCCGAAGATATCGGCATCGCGCTGGGACAAGCGATCAACAAAGCACTCGGAAACCGCGCAGGGATCAAACGCTATGGCCACTTCACGTTGCCGATGGACGAGTGCCTCGTCACGGCTGCCGTCGACCTTGGCGGCCGCTACGCATTCGAATATCACGCGCCGATCGCCGCATCAAAAATTGGCGTCTTCGACAGCGAACTGGTCGAACACTTTTGGCAATCGTTTGCCGCCAACGCAAACTGCAACCTACACGTCATTTTGCACCACGGTCGCAACGGACACCACATCGCCGAGTGTGTCTTCAAGTCGATCGCCCGAGCAATTCGCATGGCTGCCGAAGACGACCCAAGAAGCGGCGGTGCGGTCCCCAGCACCAAAGGCGTCCTGTAG